From Streptomyces sp. SCSIO 75703:
ACGTGTACCTGGCGCGTCCGGACACCGACATCGCGGGCCGCAACGTCTACCTCTCGCGGGTCGAGATGGGCCGCCGGCTGGCCGCCGAGGCCCCCGCCGACGCCGATCTCGTCATAGCCACCCCGGAATCCGGCACCCCCGCCGCGATCGGCTACGCCGAGGCGTCCGGCATCCCCTTCGGCAACGGACTGGTGAAGAACGCCTACGTCGGGCGCACCTTCATCCAGCCCTCCCAGACCATCCGGCAGCTCGGCATCCGGCTGAAGCTGAATCCGCTGAAGGAAGTCATCAAGGGCAAGCGGCTGGTCGTCGTGGACGACTCCATCGTCCGCGGCAACACCCAGCGCGCCCTGGTGCGCATGCTGCGCGAGGCCGGTGCCGCCGAGATCCACATCAGGATCTCCTCCCCGCCGGTGAAGTGGCCGTGCTTCTTCGGCATCGACTTCGCCACCCGCGCCGAGCTGATCGCCAACGGCATGACCATCGAGGAGATCGGCACCTCGCTCGGCGCCGACTCGCTGGCGTACATCTCCCTGGACGGCATGATCGAGGCGACCACCATCGCCAAGCCCGACCTGTGCCGTGCCTGCTTCGACGGCGAGTACCCGATGGAGCTGCCCGACCCCGAGCTGCTCGGCAAGCAGCTCCTGGAGACGGAGCTGGCCGCCGGGCCCGCCGCCACGGCCGCCGCCGACGCCATCCGTCGCCCGTAGCCGTCCGCCCCACCAGCCGTACGACACGAAGGTTCTCATCGTCATGCCTGACACAACCGGTGCCAGCCCCGCGGCGGCCTCCTACAAGACAGCGGGCGTCGACATCGAGGCGGGTGACCGCGCGGTCGAGCTGATGAAGGAGTGGGTGAAGCGGACCCACCGCCCCGAGGTCCTCGGCGGCCTCGGCGGATTCGCCGGCCTCTTCGACGCCTCCGCCCTCAAGCACTACGAGCGGCCCCTGCTCGCCTCCGCCACGGACGGCGTCGGCACCAAGGTCGACATCGCCCGCCGCATGGGCGTCTACGACACCATCGGCCACGACCTGGTCGCCATGGTCATGGACGACATCGTGGTGTGCGGCGCCGAGCCGCTCTTCATGACCGACTACATCTGCGTCGGCAAGGTGCACCCCGAACGGGTCGCCGCCATCGTCAAGGGCATCGCCGAAGGCTGTGTGCTGGCCGGCTGCGCCCTGGTGGGCGGCGAGACGGCCGAGCACCCCGGCCTGCTCGGCGAGGACGACTTCGACGTGGCCGGCGCCGGCACGGGTGTCGTGGAGGCCGACCGGCTGCTGGGCCCCGACCGCATCCGCGAGGGGGACGCGGTCATCGCCATGGCCGCCTCCGGTCTTCACTCCAACGGGTACTCGCTCGTCCGCCACGTGCTGCTGAACGAGGGCGGGCTCTCCCTGGAGACCCACCTCGACGGACTCGGCCGCACCCTCGGCGAGGAACTGCTGGAGCCCACCAAGATCTACTCGCTGGACTGCCTGGCGCTGCTGCGCACCACCGAGGTGCACGCCTTCAGCCACGTGACCGGTGGCGGACTCGCCGCCAACCTCGCCCGCGTCGTCCCCGAGGGACTGCACGCGGTCGTGGACCGCTCCACCTGGACCCCGGGCGCCGTCTTCGACCTGGTCAGGACCACCGGCCGGGTCGAGCGCCTGGAGCTGGAGAAGACCCTCAACATGGGCGTCGGCATGATCGCCGTGGTGCCCGAGGAGTCCACCGACGTGGCGCTGGCGACCCTCGCCGACCGCGGGGTGGACGCCTGGGTGGCCGGCGAGATCACCGACCGCGGCGACCACGCCACGGGTGCGGCGCTGGTCGGCGACCACGCCCACTGAGGCGATGGTGAAGCGGGTAGCACAGAACCCGGTCGGTGACGGGGGTCACCGACCGGGTGGGTGTTCTGTGCAAGGTCAAGCGCCGCGA
This genomic window contains:
- the purM gene encoding phosphoribosylformylglycinamidine cyclo-ligase — its product is MPDTTGASPAAASYKTAGVDIEAGDRAVELMKEWVKRTHRPEVLGGLGGFAGLFDASALKHYERPLLASATDGVGTKVDIARRMGVYDTIGHDLVAMVMDDIVVCGAEPLFMTDYICVGKVHPERVAAIVKGIAEGCVLAGCALVGGETAEHPGLLGEDDFDVAGAGTGVVEADRLLGPDRIREGDAVIAMAASGLHSNGYSLVRHVLLNEGGLSLETHLDGLGRTLGEELLEPTKIYSLDCLALLRTTEVHAFSHVTGGGLAANLARVVPEGLHAVVDRSTWTPGAVFDLVRTTGRVERLELEKTLNMGVGMIAVVPEESTDVALATLADRGVDAWVAGEITDRGDHATGAALVGDHAH